A window from Nitrospira sp. ND1 encodes these proteins:
- a CDS encoding isocitrate dehydrogenase, which yields MATTFSEAAKSTKKKKEIRLVGVDMYIITEKGIPNFPDGEFGPFKCEFISNRGTKVWPGFVSPDLMMVNWYRCRFMATQDVQDADIDTFLVTLTKKGWWWSAAQKLWTHDGEAAYSKAY from the coding sequence ATGGCAACGACGTTTTCGGAAGCAGCGAAATCGACAAAGAAGAAAAAAGAGATTCGGCTCGTGGGTGTAGATATGTACATCATCACCGAGAAGGGTATTCCAAACTTCCCGGACGGGGAGTTCGGACCATTTAAATGCGAATTCATTTCGAATCGCGGAACAAAAGTCTGGCCAGGCTTCGTCAGTCCAGACCTGATGATGGTGAACTGGTATCGCTGCCGGTTTATGGCCACTCAAGATGTCCAGGATGCGGATATTGATACGTTCCTGGTGACCTTGACCAAAAAAGGGTGGTGGTGGTCGGCGGCACAAAAGCTGTGGACTCACGACGGAGAGGCCGCATATAGCAAAGCGTACTGA
- a CDS encoding DUF2309 domain-containing protein: protein MHTADRMQSHYTDAQRMALRSYVSLAGEVIPRVWPMQTIIARNPLQGLEDQKFEDAVERGEHLFGGRSTLPGPAFREAFRTGRIKATHLEAVLKPIATETHVAFGDRVLSHLDVLRLSMTEGIQRLGRENSSPPWSQEQSALFDKIAACTRRIGEGDTNLSDQGLACVPGEAGRLETLAAWCDRTLGTEMTSEINRHMIKWCAAFCDEGEAVWPMPKREETFFRAWKAAAQYDVSLRLSGIERAASKIRALADRPEDALLQSLDRLQVPNQSWQEYLSLHLAALPGWAGFIKWREEQTSRPWQIAYRIDLVKYLAVRLFYEQELVESTCRKAMGCAGTIGAIEEYARQFPHSVWLKRASVSGCLSEKTLSEAARLQGRWTRCDATEWERHCARWFQDERDRQHHVAVALHVHACMKIAEALGLPASALISTPSSDLSVLVNWLDRFTVRQQELKWLEAFELAHQHEVLRQLAPSGEENGSVSVRQGNSARPLAQFAFCIDVRSEVFRRHLEQCGPYETFGFAGFFGLPFSYQSLDEQGETTLCPVLLKSKHLIREVPRTYQKERAQRRRKTTHFVHASHELLHDLKHNVITPYVMVEAIGWFFLVPFIGKTLCPRWYHRLSAFLKSVLMPAVSTTLTVDKFSTADAENMLAAEQRLQIAAWLRTRMQALRGRVTAEALEDIRRQALEPDQQTGAGSGPLGRLLSLPREEETIAIEALRRDCRLTSRGFRSRLDRITRTGFTVNEQAYYVETALRLMGLTGPFARLIVLCGHGSTSENNPYESSLDCGACGGGQGLPNARVFAMIANRPQVRDLLAGRGLTIPSDTHFVAALHDTTTDQVRIADLEDIPSTHRKEFAQIQADVHAAGAAAAAERWAALSATPFPADQRECLREIERRSVDWGQVRPEWGLARNSVFIVGRRRMTEAADLCGRSFLHSYDHVADKDGRLLEVIMTAPLIVAQWINMEYYFSTVAPEVYGSGSKIYHNVTGRIGVMTGGHSDLRMGLPAQTVLKDGVAYHEPMRLTAIIEAPCDRITAIINRQPLLEKLFHNQWLLLIAYEPSEQRYYRYHGINGWRQVVEPGDQFEKETISLA from the coding sequence ATGCACACAGCAGATCGCATGCAATCGCACTATACCGACGCGCAGCGGATGGCCTTGCGGTCATATGTCAGTTTGGCCGGCGAGGTTATCCCCAGGGTCTGGCCGATGCAAACGATCATCGCGCGAAATCCTTTGCAGGGGTTGGAAGACCAGAAATTCGAGGACGCGGTTGAGCGGGGAGAGCACTTGTTCGGAGGGCGAAGCACCCTCCCGGGCCCTGCTTTTCGTGAAGCCTTTCGAACGGGCCGTATCAAGGCCACGCACCTCGAGGCAGTCTTGAAGCCGATCGCCACGGAGACGCATGTGGCCTTTGGTGATCGAGTGCTCTCTCATCTCGACGTGCTGCGCCTCTCGATGACTGAAGGGATTCAACGCCTTGGTCGGGAGAATTCCTCTCCGCCTTGGAGCCAGGAACAGTCGGCCCTTTTCGACAAGATCGCGGCATGTACGAGGAGAATCGGCGAGGGGGACACGAATCTGTCCGACCAAGGACTTGCGTGCGTGCCCGGGGAAGCCGGGCGCCTGGAAACCCTGGCCGCCTGGTGTGATCGCACGCTTGGGACTGAGATGACGAGCGAGATCAATCGTCACATGATCAAATGGTGCGCGGCGTTCTGCGACGAGGGGGAAGCGGTATGGCCGATGCCCAAACGGGAAGAGACGTTCTTCAGAGCTTGGAAAGCGGCGGCCCAGTATGACGTAAGCCTTAGATTGTCAGGTATTGAACGGGCGGCTTCTAAAATCCGAGCGTTGGCTGACCGTCCGGAGGATGCTCTGTTGCAATCGTTGGACAGGCTTCAAGTTCCCAATCAGTCCTGGCAGGAATATCTGTCGCTGCACCTGGCCGCCTTGCCGGGTTGGGCAGGATTCATCAAGTGGCGTGAGGAACAGACCTCGCGGCCTTGGCAGATAGCCTATCGCATCGATCTGGTCAAGTATTTAGCCGTTCGTCTGTTCTATGAACAGGAACTCGTCGAGAGCACCTGTCGGAAGGCCATGGGGTGCGCCGGAACGATTGGGGCGATCGAAGAGTATGCCAGGCAATTCCCCCATTCGGTGTGGCTCAAGCGAGCCTCCGTTTCCGGGTGCCTGTCCGAGAAAACCTTGTCGGAAGCCGCGCGCCTTCAGGGTCGGTGGACGCGGTGCGATGCGACTGAGTGGGAGCGTCATTGCGCGCGCTGGTTTCAGGACGAGCGAGACAGGCAGCATCATGTCGCTGTTGCCCTGCACGTTCATGCCTGCATGAAGATCGCGGAGGCTCTGGGGCTTCCTGCGAGCGCCCTGATCTCAACCCCGTCCAGCGACCTGTCAGTTCTAGTGAACTGGCTTGACCGGTTTACGGTACGACAGCAGGAACTTAAATGGCTGGAGGCCTTCGAATTGGCACACCAACATGAGGTGTTGCGGCAGCTTGCCCCCTCCGGTGAGGAGAACGGTTCTGTCTCCGTGCGACAGGGGAACTCTGCTCGCCCGCTGGCGCAGTTTGCGTTCTGCATCGATGTGCGATCCGAGGTGTTCAGGCGGCATCTTGAGCAGTGCGGCCCGTATGAAACTTTCGGATTCGCCGGTTTCTTCGGGTTGCCGTTTTCATATCAATCATTGGACGAGCAGGGCGAAACGACCCTCTGCCCTGTGCTCTTGAAGTCGAAACACCTGATCCGGGAGGTCCCGAGGACTTACCAAAAAGAGCGGGCGCAGCGTCGCCGGAAAACGACGCACTTTGTCCACGCCAGTCATGAACTGCTGCACGACCTCAAGCATAATGTGATTACGCCGTATGTAATGGTCGAAGCGATCGGATGGTTCTTTCTGGTTCCCTTCATCGGAAAGACGCTATGCCCGCGTTGGTACCATCGTCTTAGCGCGTTCTTGAAGTCGGTACTCATGCCGGCCGTGTCCACCACGTTGACCGTGGATAAATTCTCCACCGCCGATGCCGAGAACATGCTTGCCGCAGAACAACGTCTGCAGATCGCAGCCTGGCTGCGAACACGCATGCAGGCCTTGAGAGGCCGAGTGACCGCAGAGGCCCTGGAAGATATCCGCCGGCAGGCGCTCGAACCAGATCAACAAACTGGAGCGGGTTCCGGGCCACTCGGGCGTCTATTGTCCCTTCCCCGGGAGGAGGAAACGATCGCAATCGAAGCACTCCGCCGAGATTGCCGTCTCACGTCCCGAGGGTTTCGGTCGCGACTGGACCGCATTACGAGGACGGGCTTTACGGTCAACGAACAGGCGTACTACGTTGAAACGGCTTTACGACTCATGGGTTTAACCGGGCCGTTCGCCAGATTGATCGTTCTTTGCGGGCACGGCAGCACATCGGAAAATAATCCCTATGAGTCGTCATTGGATTGCGGAGCATGTGGAGGGGGGCAGGGACTTCCCAATGCGCGGGTGTTCGCGATGATTGCGAATCGTCCGCAGGTTCGAGATCTTCTTGCCGGTCGAGGACTGACCATTCCTTCGGATACTCATTTCGTGGCGGCGCTCCACGACACGACTACGGATCAGGTCAGGATCGCCGATCTTGAAGACATTCCGTCCACTCATCGGAAGGAATTCGCTCAAATTCAGGCGGACGTCCATGCGGCTGGGGCTGCGGCTGCCGCGGAGCGGTGGGCAGCCTTGTCCGCAACCCCTTTTCCTGCCGACCAGCGGGAATGTTTGCGTGAAATAGAGCGGCGCAGCGTGGATTGGGGGCAAGTGCGTCCCGAGTGGGGCCTGGCCAGAAACAGCGTATTTATAGTCGGGCGCCGCCGGATGACCGAGGCGGCCGATCTGTGCGGCCGCTCGTTTCTCCACTCCTACGATCATGTCGCTGATAAAGACGGAAGGCTCCTGGAGGTCATCATGACGGCGCCGTTGATCGTCGCGCAATGGATCAACATGGAATATTACTTCTCCACGGTGGCTCCTGAAGTTTATGGAAGCGGAAGCAAAATTTATCACAATGTTACGGGTCGGATTGGGGTGATGACAGGCGGTCACAGCGATCTTCGGATGGGTCTTCCGGCGCAAACCGTTCTGAAGGACGGGGTTGCCTATCACGAGCCGATGCGGTTGACGGCAATTATCGAGGCTCCATGCGACCGGATTACGGCTATCATCAACCGACAGCCATTACTCGAGAAACTCTTTCATAACCAGTGGCTGTTACTGATCGCCTATGAGCCATCCGAGCAACGCTATTATCGATATCACGGCATCAACGGTTGGCGTCAGGTCGTCGAGCCCGGCGATCAGTTCGAGAAAGAGACGATTTCACTGGCGTAG
- a CDS encoding sigma-54 dependent transcriptional regulator: MTISHARILLVDSNAEAAQELRNILSHEGYEVSSARDPKSARRYFEQGSADLILTDLQLPQLDGLTFLTEMRTRFPNMPVVLMTAHGSLRTAVEGLKAGAFDYLTKPFIVDEVRCVARRALEHTSPPSESPTASDLQPEDASPFGSLVGSSPRMVHVYKAIARVAQTDSTVLLQGESGTGKELIARAIHVSGPRSSGPFVTVDGGALADSLLESELFGHERGSFTGAVSSRKGLLEKAHSGTCFLDEVADLSPALQAKLLRVIQEKEIRRVGSSASTSLDVRIIAASKLPLEPLVRAGTFREDLYYRMNVVTIDIPPLRERPEDIPALAQRFLNLYGAIKIPPVKEISSEAMELLSRYWWPGNVRELEHAIERAVALSPHAVIYPEDLPPVVKNAAPESLARAQGWVTLENLERDHILRVLDSHRHDVGRSAVILGIHRKTLLRKLRQYGMATAAPAHGSL, from the coding sequence ATGACTATTTCACATGCCCGAATTCTTCTCGTCGATAGCAACGCTGAGGCTGCTCAGGAATTGCGCAACATTTTGTCCCATGAGGGTTATGAGGTGTCATCCGCGCGTGATCCGAAAAGCGCGCGGCGATATTTCGAGCAGGGATCAGCGGATCTGATTTTAACGGATTTGCAACTGCCTCAGCTCGATGGCCTGACGTTTCTCACTGAAATGCGTACCCGCTTCCCGAATATGCCCGTGGTGTTGATGACGGCCCACGGTTCTCTCAGGACTGCCGTAGAGGGTCTTAAAGCCGGTGCCTTCGATTATTTGACTAAACCATTTATTGTCGATGAAGTGCGATGCGTCGCCAGACGGGCACTAGAACATACCTCTCCGCCTTCAGAGAGTCCCACCGCCTCAGACCTGCAGCCGGAAGACGCTTCGCCGTTCGGTAGTCTCGTCGGCAGTAGTCCACGCATGGTGCATGTGTACAAAGCGATCGCCCGGGTGGCACAAACCGACAGCACCGTTTTATTACAAGGCGAGAGCGGTACCGGAAAGGAACTCATCGCTCGCGCCATTCACGTCAGCGGCCCTCGAAGCAGCGGCCCCTTCGTCACCGTCGATGGGGGGGCACTTGCAGACAGTCTGCTCGAATCCGAATTGTTCGGACATGAACGTGGATCTTTTACCGGGGCGGTGTCATCGCGCAAAGGTCTCCTTGAAAAGGCACATTCCGGGACCTGTTTTCTGGACGAGGTCGCTGACTTGTCTCCGGCTCTGCAAGCCAAGCTATTACGAGTCATCCAGGAGAAGGAGATCCGGCGTGTCGGGAGCAGCGCTTCGACGTCGCTGGACGTGCGGATTATTGCGGCTTCCAAGCTGCCCCTCGAACCTCTCGTCCGCGCAGGGACATTCCGCGAAGATCTCTATTATCGAATGAATGTCGTCACGATCGACATACCGCCCTTGAGAGAGCGCCCGGAGGACATTCCAGCCCTGGCGCAACGGTTCCTCAACCTGTACGGGGCGATAAAAATTCCGCCGGTGAAGGAGATCTCCTCCGAAGCCATGGAATTGTTGAGTCGATACTGGTGGCCGGGCAACGTTCGGGAACTCGAACATGCGATTGAGAGAGCCGTCGCTTTGAGTCCGCATGCCGTGATCTATCCGGAGGATCTTCCTCCGGTCGTCAAGAACGCTGCGCCGGAGTCCCTCGCGCGCGCTCAGGGATGGGTGACGCTGGAGAATCTTGAACGAGACCACATCTTGCGGGTGCTCGATTCACACCGGCATGATGTGGGTCGATCGGCCGTCATTCTCGGCATCCATCGGAAGACGCTGCTTCGAAAGCTCCGTCAATACGGCATGGCGACTGCCGCTCCCGCGCATGGCAGCCTATGA
- a CDS encoding folylpolyglutamate synthase/dihydrofolate synthase family protein, translating into MLERRSRTFPPSWTVPFRNYTEVTDFLRQVETACILRGRPSDGTISLEAVSRCLHELKRPDRAFRSVHVTGTNGKTTVSRMLGALTRASGLQVGVYTSPHVLHFRERIAINGQPIGEEELVDACNHIKSFLDLYGLQLAPFEFLTAAAFFAFRAAKVDLAVIEVGIGGRQDATNVITPELSVITNVEYDHTDLFGETLEQIAVEKAGIIKPLTPVLCGPMTKGSRAVIESRAAELKAPVLWSGQDYDMTDFVRTGSTGTCTLTVGSSIFPTVSIPSPASFTAVNASQALTAYDVLRRRGLVPEIGAREIGRLFSEMELASCCEVFPGAPTVVLDSAHNPPAAAQLVANLRCAFEGRRSVWVVSLSREQQWEHMLRFFSGSGADRIIVTSYPLELAVDAQTITERWRNYSSAAAEIVENPDVAFRRALQAAGPQGLVVVTGSPQLGGYCRPLAKTFVTELPTRS; encoded by the coding sequence ATGCTTGAGCGGCGATCACGCACATTTCCGCCTTCCTGGACCGTGCCCTTTCGTAACTATACGGAAGTCACGGATTTCCTCAGGCAAGTCGAAACGGCTTGTATTCTCCGCGGGCGGCCTTCGGACGGCACCATCAGCCTGGAAGCCGTGTCGCGCTGCCTGCATGAGCTGAAGCGGCCGGATCGAGCATTCCGTTCCGTTCACGTAACCGGCACCAACGGAAAAACCACGGTGAGCCGGATGCTCGGGGCGCTGACTCGAGCCAGCGGCTTGCAGGTGGGCGTCTACACCAGTCCTCACGTGCTGCACTTTCGGGAACGCATTGCGATCAACGGACAGCCGATCGGCGAGGAAGAGCTGGTCGATGCCTGCAACCATATCAAATCGTTTTTGGATCTGTATGGCCTCCAGCTCGCCCCATTCGAGTTTCTTACCGCGGCGGCTTTCTTCGCGTTTCGCGCTGCCAAGGTGGATCTAGCGGTAATTGAAGTGGGGATCGGCGGGCGACAGGACGCGACGAATGTCATTACGCCGGAGCTGTCGGTCATTACGAACGTTGAGTATGACCATACGGATCTGTTCGGGGAGACATTGGAGCAGATTGCGGTCGAGAAGGCGGGAATCATCAAACCGCTTACCCCGGTCCTGTGCGGGCCCATGACCAAGGGTTCTCGCGCCGTGATCGAATCCCGAGCCGCAGAGCTCAAAGCACCGGTGTTGTGGAGCGGACAAGACTACGATATGACGGACTTCGTCCGGACCGGTTCTACAGGGACCTGCACGCTGACGGTCGGTTCGTCCATTTTTCCCACGGTCTCGATCCCGTCGCCGGCCTCTTTTACGGCGGTCAACGCGTCACAGGCGCTGACGGCCTACGACGTTCTGCGGCGCCGGGGACTGGTGCCTGAAATCGGCGCGCGAGAGATCGGAAGGTTGTTCAGTGAGATGGAGCTTGCATCCTGCTGTGAAGTCTTTCCAGGCGCCCCGACCGTCGTGCTTGACAGCGCTCACAATCCCCCGGCGGCGGCGCAGCTGGTTGCAAACCTCCGCTGTGCATTCGAGGGGCGTCGCAGCGTATGGGTCGTCTCCCTTTCCCGCGAGCAACAGTGGGAGCACATGCTTCGCTTCTTTTCCGGTTCGGGAGCGGACCGAATAATCGTTACCAGTTACCCACTTGAGCTGGCCGTCGATGCGCAGACAATTACGGAGCGATGGCGGAACTACTCTTCCGCGGCAGCGGAAATCGTCGAGAACCCTGATGTCGCATTCAGACGCGCTCTGCAGGCGGCCGGTCCACAGGGACTCGTGGTCGTGACCGGATCGCCTCAGCTGGGAGGCTATTGCCGACCGCTGGCCAAAACGTTTGTGACCGAACTCCCTACACGCTCCTAG
- a CDS encoding isocitrate/isopropylmalate dehydrogenase family protein, with protein MAQHVVTMLPGEGTGPEICEAVRLVIDASGVDIKWEYEEIGLGCLEKYGTLLPDKTIENIAKNKVALKGPTTTPIGTGHKSANVTLRKVFDLFANVRPAKLIPVLKRPWDKIDIINFRENTEDCYAAIEHMVSDEVAQCLKVITWPGSYRIADFAFQWARANGRKKVYCVHKANIMKMTDGLFLDAFREAAKKYPEIEIGDVIVDNCCMQLVRNPAQFDCLVLPNLYGDILTDLCAGLVGGLGFAPGANIGDNCSIFEAVHGSAPKYAGMKKVNPSAVLVSGIMMLRWLKETAAADRIEKAMFAVLDERKHVTYDVGGTATTDEYARAIVDKMHAQN; from the coding sequence ATGGCACAACATGTGGTCACGATGCTTCCGGGAGAAGGTACGGGTCCTGAGATTTGCGAAGCGGTGCGGCTGGTCATCGACGCAAGCGGCGTCGATATCAAATGGGAATACGAAGAGATCGGATTAGGCTGTTTGGAGAAGTACGGCACCTTGCTCCCGGACAAGACCATCGAGAACATCGCCAAGAACAAGGTCGCGCTCAAGGGGCCCACGACCACGCCGATCGGAACGGGGCACAAAAGCGCGAACGTGACGCTCCGCAAGGTGTTCGATTTGTTCGCCAACGTTCGACCGGCGAAGTTGATTCCGGTGTTGAAACGCCCGTGGGACAAGATTGATATCATCAATTTCCGTGAGAACACGGAAGACTGCTATGCGGCCATCGAGCATATGGTGTCCGATGAGGTGGCGCAGTGTTTGAAAGTCATCACCTGGCCGGGGTCCTACCGGATCGCCGATTTTGCATTCCAGTGGGCGAGGGCCAATGGCCGGAAGAAGGTCTACTGCGTGCATAAGGCCAACATCATGAAGATGACGGACGGCCTGTTTCTCGATGCATTCAGGGAAGCGGCGAAGAAATATCCTGAGATCGAGATCGGGGATGTCATTGTGGACAATTGCTGCATGCAGCTGGTGAGAAACCCGGCCCAATTCGACTGCCTGGTCCTGCCGAACTTGTATGGCGATATCCTGACGGATCTGTGCGCGGGACTCGTGGGGGGGCTGGGATTCGCTCCCGGCGCCAATATCGGCGACAACTGTTCGATCTTCGAGGCGGTTCACGGGTCCGCGCCGAAGTATGCTGGCATGAAGAAGGTGAATCCTTCGGCGGTGTTGGTGTCAGGAATCATGATGTTGCGATGGTTGAAAGAGACGGCGGCGGCAGACCGTATCGAAAAGGCCATGTTCGCTGTCCTGGACGAACGGAAACATGTCACCTACGACGTCGGAGGCACTGCGACGACCGACGAATATGCCCGGGCCATCGTCGACAAAATGCATGCACAGAACTGA
- a CDS encoding Na-translocating system protein MpsC family protein — protein sequence MASMNPNKVDVEYAVMLAILNFHTEFMKSNYAHVRVQMSPAEIDVTLTRQGSVPAEMRLARSEEGCALLRQVHEAMFVSCEDILRECIEPVVERKVREMVTTLDPLSGQSRIAIRF from the coding sequence ATGGCAAGCATGAATCCGAACAAAGTCGATGTTGAATATGCCGTGATGTTGGCGATCTTGAACTTTCACACCGAGTTCATGAAGTCTAACTATGCGCATGTCCGGGTTCAAATGTCCCCGGCTGAAATTGATGTGACCCTTACGAGACAGGGATCCGTCCCCGCTGAAATGAGATTGGCCCGATCCGAGGAGGGGTGCGCATTGCTTCGCCAAGTGCATGAAGCCATGTTTGTATCCTGTGAGGACATTCTCAGGGAATGTATCGAACCCGTAGTGGAGCGAAAAGTACGAGAAATGGTGACCACCCTCGACCCCCTCTCGGGGCAAAGCCGTATCGCGATCAGATTCTGA